From the genome of Lineus longissimus chromosome 8, tnLinLong1.2, whole genome shotgun sequence, one region includes:
- the LOC135492509 gene encoding succinate dehydrogenase assembly factor 2, mitochondrial-like: MASKMTGLMCSITKNMIRRQAHISTVCRMSSSSKDGETGPVHTEYEEGPLPEWQEKHGESHDIRKARLLYQSRKRGMLENGLLLSTFAAEYLNQMTDAELEHYDFLINKPSNDWEIYYWAVGVKEVPDEYKSPVMDQLKKHATNEKQESRVCQPDLYAKPK, translated from the exons ATGGCCTCGAAAATGACCGGATTGATGTGTAGCATCACCAAGAACATG ataaGGAGACAAGCCCATATTTCCACAGTTTGTCGCATGTCCTCATCTTCCAAGGATGGCGAGACTGGTCCAGTCCATACAGAATATGAAGAAGGGCCGCTACCAGAATGGCAGGAGAAGCATGGTGAAAGTCATGACATCAGAAAAGCCAGGTTACTGTATCAAAGCAGAAAGAGAGGCATGTTAGAAAATGGACTTTTATTAAG CACTTTTGCCGCTGAATATCTAAATCAAATGACAGATGCAGAGCTTGAGCATTATGACTTCCTTATCAATAAACCAAGTAATGACTGGGAGATCTACTACTGGGCAGTAG GTGTAAAGGAAGTGCCAGACGAATATAAATCACCAGTAATGGATCAGTTGAAGAAACATGCGACAAATGAAAAGCAGGAGAGTCGAGTATGTCAACCTGATTTATACGCTAAACCAAAATAA
- the LOC135492840 gene encoding inactive hydroxysteroid dehydrogenase-like protein 1 isoform X2, whose product MTSVDDLNFLFISRQISEIFTSYRDSFALIGLVYATRKTQSVVCSLLDAVRTHIWSKYGRLDLVKKYGKWAVVTGCSEGIGKAFAQELASHGINLVMLNKAANGDLIKTANEIASRFGVSVHPVIVDFNSGPEIYKMIEKELEGKDIGILVNNVGVMYSYPQYFLDVPEERLWQLINVNVAAATMMTHLVLPQMEKKKRGAIINLSSGSCHKPTPQMTVYTATKVYLDHFSRALHYEYKDKGITVQCLMPFYVATRMTSYSKSLSNPSLLIPSASAYARNALRTLGYSTRTSGYWPHTIQSWIANLVPEPLWMWAASRLNTALRRQAQQRVRHRSGRRSHQSMTSSSSASSLSESPSNPNLNVPSS is encoded by the exons ATGACCTCGGTCGACGACCTAAATTTTCTCTTCATATCTCGACAAATTTCAGAGATATTTACATCATATAGAGATTCTTTTGCTTTGATAGGACTAGTGTATGCCACAAGGAAGACCCAGAGCGTAGTTTGTTCCCTCCTAGATGCAGTTAGAACCCATATATGGAGCAAATACGGCAGACTCGATCTTGTCAAAAAATATGGAAAGTGGGCAG tgGTAACAGGATGTTCCGAGGGCATTGGGAAAGCATTTGCTCAGGAGTTAGCAAGTCATGGCATCAATCTGGTCATGCTAAATAAGGCAGCAAATGGAGATTTGATCAAAACTGCAAATGAAATAG CATCAAGATTTGGCGTATCTGTACATCCTGTCATAGTGGATTTCAACAGTGGACCAGAAATTtataaaatgattgaaaaagaaTTAGAAGGGAAAGATATAGGCATTCTTG TTAATAATGTTGGTGTGATGTACTCCTACCCTCAGTACTTCCTGGATGTACCGGAGGAG CGGCTATGGCAGTTGATTAATGTGAATGTGGCTGCAGCAACTATG ATGACACATCTTGTTTTACCACAAATGGAGAAAAA GAAGCGAGGTGCGATTATAAATCTATCATCTGGATCATGCCACAAACCAACACCACAGATGACTGTTTATACCGCAACAAAG GTCTACTTGGACCACTTCTCGCGAGCACTACACTACGAATATAAAGACAAAGGTATCACAGTCCAGTGTCTGATGCCCTTCTATGTGGCCACTCGAATGACATCGTACAGCAAATCTTTGTCGAATCCTAGCTTACTCATTCCCTCGGCTAGTGCCTATGCAAGAAATGCACTGAGGACATTGGGTTATTCCACAAGGACAAGTGGTTATTGGCCTCACACCATACAG AGTTGGATCGCCAATCTCGTACCAGAGCCATTATGGATGTGGGCAGCCTCAAGATTAAACACCGCTCTGCGACGACAGGCACAACAACGGGTCCGCCATCGATCAGGACGTCGATCCCATCAAAGCATGACATCATCTTCCTCTGCCTCGTCATTATCTGAGAGTCCCTCTAACCctaatctgaatgtaccttctTCATGA
- the LOC135492840 gene encoding inactive hydroxysteroid dehydrogenase-like protein 1 isoform X1, with translation MTSVDDLNFLFISRQISEIFTSYRDSFALIGLVYATRKTQSVVCSLLDAVRTHIWSKYGRLDLVKKYGKWAVVTGCAEGIGKQFVIEFAEQGMNVVMLSRGSHGNLEKTAEEIASRFGVSVHPVIVDFNSGPEIYKMIEKELEGKDIGILVNNVGVMYSYPQYFLDVPEERLWQLINVNVAAATMMTHLVLPQMEKKKRGAIINLSSGSCHKPTPQMTVYTATKVYLDHFSRALHYEYKDKGITVQCLMPFYVATRMTSYSKSLSNPSLLIPSASAYARNALRTLGYSTRTSGYWPHTIQSWIANLVPEPLWMWAASRLNTALRRQAQQRVRHRSGRRSHQSMTSSSSASSLSESPSNPNLNVPSS, from the exons ATGACCTCGGTCGACGACCTAAATTTTCTCTTCATATCTCGACAAATTTCAGAGATATTTACATCATATAGAGATTCTTTTGCTTTGATAGGACTAGTGTATGCCACAAGGAAGACCCAGAGCGTAGTTTGTTCCCTCCTAGATGCAGTTAGAACCCATATATGGAGCAAATACGGCAGACTCGATCTTGTCAAAAAATATGGAAAGTGGGCAG TGGTGACGGGTTGTGCCGAGGGTATAGGGAAACAATTCGTCATAGAATTTGCCGAGCAGGGCATGAATGTTGTGATGCTCAGTCGAGGGAGTCATGGCAACCTAGAAAAAACAGCGGAAGAAATAG CATCAAGATTTGGCGTATCTGTACATCCTGTCATAGTGGATTTCAACAGTGGACCAGAAATTtataaaatgattgaaaaagaaTTAGAAGGGAAAGATATAGGCATTCTTG TTAATAATGTTGGTGTGATGTACTCCTACCCTCAGTACTTCCTGGATGTACCGGAGGAG CGGCTATGGCAGTTGATTAATGTGAATGTGGCTGCAGCAACTATG ATGACACATCTTGTTTTACCACAAATGGAGAAAAA GAAGCGAGGTGCGATTATAAATCTATCATCTGGATCATGCCACAAACCAACACCACAGATGACTGTTTATACCGCAACAAAG GTCTACTTGGACCACTTCTCGCGAGCACTACACTACGAATATAAAGACAAAGGTATCACAGTCCAGTGTCTGATGCCCTTCTATGTGGCCACTCGAATGACATCGTACAGCAAATCTTTGTCGAATCCTAGCTTACTCATTCCCTCGGCTAGTGCCTATGCAAGAAATGCACTGAGGACATTGGGTTATTCCACAAGGACAAGTGGTTATTGGCCTCACACCATACAG AGTTGGATCGCCAATCTCGTACCAGAGCCATTATGGATGTGGGCAGCCTCAAGATTAAACACCGCTCTGCGACGACAGGCACAACAACGGGTCCGCCATCGATCAGGACGTCGATCCCATCAAAGCATGACATCATCTTCCTCTGCCTCGTCATTATCTGAGAGTCCCTCTAACCctaatctgaatgtaccttctTCATGA
- the LOC135492123 gene encoding very-long-chain 3-oxoacyl-CoA reductase-like — translation MANFIVELFLGKYADLFALIGGVVATYLALKGSIGFLHSLRTFAISAMPDFKKYGAWAVVTGATDGIGKAYANQLAKQGLNIVLVSRSPDKLADGAKEIESNHGVQTKIIAVDFSKGIESGIYNTIKEGIQGLDIGVLVNNVGMGYVYPEVFNDIPDSEQMISKMIHCNMTSLTMMTRLILPQMEQKKKGIVINISSASAARPTPMLTIYAATKAYVDFFSRGLQAEYSSKGIIVQCVMPYFVATKMSGIRRSSFFVPDPNTYVASALATVGKESVTFGCKAHAIQEYVISFIPSAVRSYVTMMMLKGAKFRYLRKNAKKE, via the exons ATGGCGAATTTTATTGTTGAATTATTTCTTGGCAAATATGCCGACCTTTTCGCCTTGATTGGCGGGGTTGTGGCTACCTATCTTGCTTTGAAAGGTTCAATAGGATTTCTGCATTCCTTGCGAACATTTGCTATCAGTGCTATGCCCGATTTCAAGAAGTATGGTGCCTGGGCAG TTGTGACTGGAGCTACAGATGGAATTGGGAAGGCTTATGCTAATCAG TTGGCCAAGCAAGGTCTCAATATTGTCTTGGTGAGCAGATCTCCTGATAAACTAGCTGATGGCGCCAAGGAAATAG AATCAAATCATGGTGTTCAAACCAAGATAATTGCAGTAGATTTTAGCAAGGGAATAGAAAGTGGTATCTATAACACTATAAAAGAGGGTATCCAAGGTTTAGACATTGGAGTTCTAG TTAACAATGTTGGTATGGGATATGTCTACCCCGAGGTGTTCAATGATATTCCTGACTCTGAACAG ATGATTAGCAAGATGATCCACTGCAATATGACCAGCTTAACTATG ATGACCCGCCTTATCCTCCCACAGATGGAACAGAAGAAAAAAGGCATTGTGATCAACATCTCGTCTGCTTCTGCGGCCCGTCCCACTCCCATGCTGACTATCTATGCTGCTACTAAG GCATATGTTGACTTCTTCTCCAGAGGTCTCCAAGCGGAATACTCGTCTAAAGGAATCATTGTACAG TGTGTAATGCCCTATTTTGTTGCTACAAAAATGAGTGGAATCAGAAGGTCTTCATTCTTTGTTCCTGACCCCAACACATATGTCGCCAGTGCTCTTGCTACTGTGGGCAAGGAGAGTGTCACATTTGGATGCAAGGCTCATGCTATCCAG GAGTATGTCATATCCTTTATCCCATCTGCAGTGCGTAGTTATGTaacaatgatgatgttgaaaggAGCAAAGTTCAGGTACCTGAGGAAGAATGCCAAGAAAGAGTAG
- the LOC135492124 gene encoding 17-beta-hydroxysteroid dehydrogenase 14-like produces the protein MSADIPQEYLRYKDKVAIVTGGSKGIGEGCVRVFVRHGAKVVFCSRGENEGRQLEEVVNKTGPGESLYVKCDISKEDEIKNLIDTTVEKYGRIDCLINNAGWHPPFTRIDDFSADDFRSLLNLNLVSYFIAGKYALPHLRKTKGNIINMSSLVGQLGQLGSSTYVATKGGISALTRALAVDEAEHEVRVNTVSPGNVWTPLWNDASKDSDDPAMMKEAGADAQLLGRFGTIEETGELCLFLAAEGTFITGIDVPFSGGAELGYACKTRIGNKKGVY, from the exons ATGTCTGCTGATATACCACAAGAATATCTTAGATATAAAGATAAAGTTGCAATAGTGACAGGTGGTAGCAAAGGAATTGGAGAGGGTTGTGTGCGAGTTTTTG TCAGACATGGTGCTAAAGTAGTGTTTTGTTCAAGAGGAG AAAATGAAGGAAGACAACTTGAGGAGGTTGTGAACAAGACTGGTCCAGGTGAATCTTTGTATGTGAAATGTGATATCTCGAAGGAAGATGAAATAAAG AACCTGATTGATACGACAGTTGAAAAGTATGGACGTATAGACTGCCTGATAAATAATGCTGGTTGGC ATCCCCCATTCACAAGAATTGATGATTTTTCGGCTGATGACTTCAGAAGCCTGTTAAATCTCAACCTCGTCAGTTACTTTATTGCTGGCAAG TATGCACTTCCTCATCTCCGTAAGACAAAGGGCAACATAATCAACATGTCCAGTCTTGTTGGTCAGCTAGGACAACTAGGCTCAAGCACTTATGTGGCAACAAAG GGAGGTATCAGTGCATTGACAAGAGCATTGGCTGTTGATGAGGCAGAACATGAAGTCAGAGTTAACAC TGTGTCTCCCGGTAATGTCTGGACCCCCCTCTGGAATGATGCTAGCAAGGATTCAGATGATCCTGCAATGATGAAGGAAGCTGGAGCTGACGCACAG CTACTTGGACGGTTTGGCACAATTGAAGAGACAGGGGAACTGTGTCTTTTCTTGGCTGCTGAGGGAACATTCATTACAGGCATTGACGTACCATTTTCAGGAGGCGCTGAACTAGGCTACGCCTGTAAGACAAGGATTGGTAATAAAAAAGGTGTATACTAA
- the LOC135492125 gene encoding guanine nucleotide-binding protein G(I)/G(S)/G(O) subunit gamma-10-like, producing the protein MSSQVQALQKQVTQLRQEASVQRIMVSQAVNDLVQFMTQNAPSDTLVNGIGQSENPFRDQKSCSIL; encoded by the exons ATGTCATCCCAAGTCCAGGCCTTACAAAAGCAAGTTACACAACTCCGACAGGAGGCAAGTGTACAAAGAATAATGGTCTCACAAGCCGTAAATGA TTTGGTTCAGTTCATGACACAAAATGCACCTAGTGATACCCTTGTAAATGGAATTGGACAATCTGAAAATCCCTTCCGGGATCAGAAGAGTTGCAGTATATTGTAA
- the LOC135492353 gene encoding large ribosomal subunit protein eL32-like, whose amino-acid sequence MGAIRPLVKHKIVKKRTKKFIRHQSDRYDKIKENWRKPKGIDNRVRRRFKGQFLMPNIGYGSNKKTRHICPDGFKKFLVHNVRELEVLMMQNKTFSAEIAHNVSSKKRKTIVERAQQLAIKVTNPNARLRSEENE is encoded by the exons ATGGGAGCAATCAGGCCTCTAGTGAAGCACAAGATTGTCAAGAAGAGGACGAAGAAATTCATCCGTCATCAGTCAGACAGATATGACAAGATCAAA GAAAACTGGCGTAAACCTAAGGGTATTGACAACAGGGTGAGGAGGCGCTTCAAGGGCCAGTTTCTCATGCCAAACATTGGTTATGGTTCAAATAAGAAAACCAGGCATATCTGCCCAGATGGATTCAAGAAATTCCTTGTTCACAATGTCAGA GAACTGGAAGTCCTGATGATGCAAAACAAGACCTTTTCTGCCGAAATTGCACACAATGTCTCCAGCAAGAAGCGAAAAACCATCGTGGAACGTGCTCAGCAATTGGCTATCAAAGTGACCAATCCAAACGCTCGCCTGCGATCGGAGGAGAACGAATAG
- the LOC135492810 gene encoding delta-type opioid receptor-like: MDLHEIGTSQMVFDESDVWLLYMVDDVVFYLRFILVVFGVPGNILTILVGTLSHNKKQTTSVYMIGLALSDASILLQAGISAPMWRSNIVMFWPSRELEFKFVYFVAYASAMTSGLVLAFMSVDRFVAIRYPLVAKRICTVTKAKVIVTITAVIVVGANVSTFFCHAFIKDSESGIELLIVSVPGHPVYEILFTNFQMVFGSIVPAVIIICSNIGIIITMRQASRNRAKMREEQKQDGDKSDNQLTRILVVVSVAYFVTTLPYRLFLAAFGIPEVADMYDMKDPFWNILFNTLDHFLFGVWLCNHAVNFYLYCLAGGKRYREDTNMILVKLFRCFRATREN, from the exons ATGGATTTACACGAGATTGGGACGTCACAGATGGTCTTCGATGAGTCGGATGTTTGGTTATTGTACATGGTAGACGACGTAGTGTTTTATCTCAGATTCATCTTGGTTGTCTTTGGCGTTCCCggcaatattttgacaattctCGTTGGTACCCTGAGTCATAACAAGAAGCAGACCACCAGTGTATATATGATCGGGTTGGCTCTTTCCGATGCGTCGATTCTCCTCCAGGCGGGAATATCGGCTCCGATGTGGCGGAGCAACATTGTTATGTTTTGGCCGTCAAGAGAGCTGGAATTTAA GTTCGTCTATTTCGTAGCGTATGCCAGTGCCATGACTTCAGGACTCGTCCTTGCCTTCATGTCGGTAGATCGCTTCGTGGCTATACGTTATCCGCTGGTCGCTAAGAGGATATGCACAGTTACTAAAGCTAAAGTGATTGTGACTATCACAGCAGTGATAGTCGTCGGCGCCAATGTCTCCACCTTCTTCTGTCATGCGTTTATAAAGGATTCTGAGTCAG GTATCGAACTGCTTATTGTGTCCGTACCGGGTCACCCAGTATACGAGATACTTTTCACCAACTTTCAGATGGTATTTGGGAGCATCGTTCCGGCCGTCATTATCATATGTAGCAACATTGGTATCATTATAACAATGCGACAGGCCTCGAGAAATCGCGCCAAGATGCGGGAGGAGCAAAAACAGGACGGGGACAAATCGGACAACCAACTGACACGCATACTTGTCGTCGTCAGCGTCGCTTATTTCGTCACAACCTTGCCGTATAGGCTTTTTCTTGCCGCCTTTGGGATTCCAGAGGTAGCTGATATGTATGACATGAAGGATCCCTTTTGGAACATACTGTTTAATACACTGGATCATTTTTTATTCGGGGTCTGGTTATGTAACCATGCTGTCAACTTCTATCTATATTGTCTCGCAGGAGGTAAGCGTTATAGAGAAGACACGAACATGATATTGGTAAAGTTGTTTCGCTGCTTTCGGGCAACGCGTGAGAATTGA
- the LOC135492595 gene encoding uncharacterized protein LOC135492595 — MSSAVFLFLFSFVTGSLAACTRDNPYTRINGKRCADLVSGERSYCYDSTVASTCCSSCNRAKSLANPRCPYGDRIKGCEQLDRDGCSIPSNNDNCCRWCASVQTYCEDRTDIVFDNNYRCTEYVRMKGRAKCYSTQVKNYCCATCQTWKIQTAPVGCEFGDKSQYKFTDSRTGRIYQCSDLVYDSRLRADKCQDSRIKADCCYTCQYH; from the exons ATGTCGTCTGCCGTTTTTCTCTTCCTGTTCTCCTTCGTGACTGGCTCTCTCGCAG CCTGTACGCGGGACAACCCGTACACTCGCATCAACGGCAAGAGATGCGCCGATCTGGTGTCTGGCGAGAGGTCTTATTGTTACGACTCCACGGTTGCTTCGACATGTTGCAGCTCGTGTAATCGGGCGAAATCACTAGCCAATCCTC GTTGTCCATACGGCGATAGAATTAAGGGTTGCGAGCAACTGGATCGCGATGGATGCAGCATCCCCTCCAACAATGAT aACTGCTGCAGATGGTGTGCCAGTGTGCAGACATACTGCGAGGACAGGACAGACATCGTTTTCGACAACAACTACCGGTGTACGGAATATGTCCGAATGAAGGGACGGGCAAAATGCTACAGTACCCAGGTGAAGAACTACTGCTGCGCCACCTGTCAGACGTGGAAGATCCAGACCGCGCCTGTCG GGTGCGAGTTCGGCGACAAGAGCCAGTACAAGTTCACGGATTCGCGCACAGGGCGAATTTACCAATGTAGTGACTTGGTTTACGACTCCAGACTCAGAGCAGATAAATGCCAGGATTCCAGGATCAAGGCGGATTGCTGTTATACTTGCCAGTATCACTAG
- the LOC135492531 gene encoding potassium voltage-gated channel protein Shaw-like, whose product MSRRIQDSDSSAVELVDLDVLNLEDIHVIPAPEPVEVIMNSDIVIFDVSGTIFRVRRSTINTVPKSRLGAICASDDYPDKLNGTYYLDRDPDLFAAILNACRNPDEIHVPDDVCPEAFREELVYWGLDPTNFSTCCIAKVLDRFSEKKALSALRNEMMSDPMFKYKMKKHPPFSSKFQACRYRAWLFLEYPIYSKPAMAWGIFFYIALVTSIILTEIATLPASRSRVSPTNSPRTHNTQDLQGMLDKAMNNALKAHYENYDYDDYDDYDGSGDGLYTTAATLEAQVADVTSSLQSLSKWMNGKKSVRSVDGSGLLATPPTTQPDIKSNNSTTKATSRLNLYWSTSPVPWIMKGQIIFLVFFTLEVVVRFLLCSEKVRFFTCFYNILDILMSISATLSVIVENVCKDFNGNVTELCKYASYCTGVATVFRTIRIFKLSRCCAGLRVLILVVQSSFFELMTLILFLIVAMLIFSTLIYYAELHLGNGFISIPVAYYWSLITMTTVGYGDMHPNGTAGYIIGVMCSIVGILITGMAIPIIGNNFNKYYSIVCLIYGAIFSDKFDEDGNFTDEFHVGSHDTSTAQAHSGHRGHTKVHPMQRKCHWGKEECIRQKLY is encoded by the exons ATGTCTAGGAGAATACAAGACTCAGATTCAAGTGCGGTGGAATTGGTGGACTTGGACGTCTTGAATCTGGAAGACATTCACGTCATACCCGCGCCAGAACCAGttgaag TCATTATGAATTCAGACATCGTCATTTTCGACGTCAGCGGAACAATTTTCCGGGTGAGACGAAGCACCATCAACACTGTCCCGAAGTCCAGACTTGGAGCCATCTGCGCTTCAGACGACTACCCGGACAAACTCAACGGAACCTACTACCTCGATCGTGACCCTGACCTGTTCGCCGCCATCTTGAACGCCTGTCGAAACCCAGATGAAATCCACGTTCCCGACGACGTATGCCCTGAAGCATTCCGAGAAGAGTTAGTCTATTGGGGGCTCGACCCTACTAACTTCAGCACTTGCTGCATTGCCAAGGTCCTAGACAGATTCTCTGAGAAGAAGGCGCTGTCTGCGTTAAGGAATGAGATGATGTCCGATCCTATGTTCAAGTATAAGATGAAGAAGCATCCGCCGTTCAGCAGCAAGTTTCAAGCGTGCCGGTACCGGGCCTGGCTGTTTCTGGAGTATCCAATTTACTCAAAACCAGCAATG GCTTGGGGCATCTTCTTCTACATTGCGCTTGTTACCAGCATCATCTTGACTGAGATTGCCACTCTGCCTGCAAGTCGATCAAGGGTTTCTCCAACAAATTCTCCCAGGACACACAATACACAAGACTTGCAGGGTATGTTGGACAAGGCTATGAACAATGCATTAAAAGCACATTATGAAAACTATGATTACGATGATTACGACGATTACGATGGAAGCGGAGACGGCCTGTACACGACAGCGGCCACACTGGAAGCACAGGTTGCGGATGTTACATCTTCGTTGCAGTCCTTGTCAAAATGGATGAACGGAAAGAAGAGTGTTAGATCCGTGGACGGAAGTGGATTGTTAGCGACCCCACCAACAACTCAACCAGACATTAAGTCAAATAATTCAACTACAAAAGCTACCTCTCGACTGAATTTATATTGGTCAACATCACCCGTTCCCTGGATAATGAAAGGACAGATCATCTTCTTGGTATTCTTCACTCTCGAAGTTGTAGTGCGATTCCTACTCTGTTCTGAAAAAGTCCgatttttcacatgtttttacAACATCTTGGATATCCTAATGAGCATATCGGCGACACTGTCCGTCATTGTGGAGAATGTATGCAAAGATTTTAATGGAAATGTCACGGAATTATGCAAATATGCCTCCTACTGCACAGGTGTAGCCACTGTCTTCAGGACAATACGCATCTTCAAACTCTCGCGTTGCTGTGCGGGATTGCGCGTCCTAATTCTGGTCGTGCAGAGCTCCTTCTTTGAGTTAATGACACTTATTCTTTTCCTGATCGTCGCCATGTTGATTTTCTCTACCCTGATTTACTACGCTGAACTCCACCTCGGTAATGGATTCATAAGCATTCCTGTGGCGTACTACTGGAGTCTCATCACCATGACCACGGTGGGTTACGGAGATATGCACCCTAACGGAACAGCTGGCTACATCATCGGCGTCATGTGCTCCATTGTTGGAATCCTGATCACAGGGATGGCAATTCCAATTATCGGCAACAACTTCAACAAATACTACAGCATCGTCTGCTTAATCTACGGGGCAATATTCAGTGACAAATTTGACGAGGATGGCAATTTTACAGACGAGTTTCATGTTGGAAGCCATGACACCAGCACGGCACAGGCACATTCCGGTCATCGTGGCCACACCAAGGTACATCCAATGCAAAGAAAGTGTCACTGGGGTAAGGAAGAATGCATTAGACAAAAGTTGTACTAG
- the LOC135492223 gene encoding uncharacterized protein LOC135492223 — protein sequence MVYIDFMPKLVQYYGGAHSKYESFRRLMQRANDWLERNPQVVVINCETVAIKPNEYYLEDFDNKITIWDEFFMETIAGKTRTARHPVLHVLRIWYLGKTFAEEGDDDDDDDDDESTISEEEAEQRRKASMKKRKSIFERNESMATFKQDADRRKSISSTASKDSKGKKKGDKGKTKSVAFSDTKDVKHFEKDDDDDVSEIEEDELRPQQIGYVNIIPCRYRSSKDLRSKRRFEHLGATIGRFNNNMEERHLPGEIISTEIYTVPMSANGCEYPDATFWRFGELEFHMARVYYLLGESLGEKIGFADFIPMNDGVEDFTHMVSRANEWIQKQSKIHVTNFRTDWCNFGAEPTFVESQSAIRRVWINAKLVRVLRVWYTTPLRPELVEVPPNPVVKWTLFEAEILVQKTVERVETFTEVIRRALIDLEKLEAQILNVETVVLFSEYSKRKLRREEMDVNVGLQIKHMLRFYIFGNIFTNQLRIKIPKRTRDQAKATGAWKDLGARLQGGGQAPAVGRPGGGGAAKSKACVIS from the exons ATGGTATACATCGACTTCATGCCTAAACTAGTCCAGTATTACGGAGGAGCACATTCCAAATACGAAAGTTTCAG ACGACTTATGCAACGCGCCAACGATTGGCTGGAGAGGAACCCCCAAGTTGTTGTCATCAACTGTGAAACTGTGGCTATCAAACCGAACGAGTATTACTTGGAGGATTTCGACAACAAGATCACGATTTGGGATGAATTCTTCATGGAGACAATTGCTGGGAAAACACGAACTGCCAGACATCCAGTATTACATGTTTTGAG AATTTGGTATCTTGGGAAGACCTTTGCCGAGGagggcgacgacgacgatgatgatgatgacgatgagagcACAATCAGCGAGGAAGAAGCCGAGCAGAGGAGGAAAGCATCCATGAAGAAGCGAAAGTCTATATTCGAAAGGAACGAGAGCATGGCCACTTTTAAACAGGACGCAGATCGGAGAAAGTCGATTAGTTCTACAGCTAGCAAGGACAGTAAGGGGAAGAAGAAGGGTGATAAAG GGAAAACAAAGTCCGTAGCGTTCTCCGACACAAAAGACGTCAAACACTTTgaaaaagatgacgatgatgacgtcaGCGAAATAGAGGAGGACGAACTGCGACCGCAGCAGATTGGCTACGTAAATATCATACCGTGCCGGTATCGTAGCAGCAAAGATCTAAGGTCGAAGCGGAGGTTCGAACACCTTGGAGCTACTATTGGGCGATTTAACAATAACATGGAGGAGAGACATTTGCCCG GGGAAATTATCAGCACCGAGATCTACACGGTTCCCATGTCAGCCAACGGATGTGAATATCCTGATGCCACCTTCTGGAGATTTGGCGAACTAGAGTTCCATATGGCCAGAGTCTATTATTTGCTCGGCGAGTCACTTGGAGAGAAAATAG GTTTTGCCGACTTCATTCCAATGAACGATGGTGTCGAAGATTTTACGCACATGGTCAGCAGGGCAAATGAATGGATTCAAAAACAGTCAAAAATACATGTCACCAACTTCAGGACCGACTGGTGTAACTTCGGCGCTG AACCTACTTTCGTTGAGAGCCAGTCCGCAATACGCCGGGTGTGGATCAATGCCAAGCTTGTTCGTGTACTGAGAGTATGGTACACTACCCCACTGAGACCAGAACTAGTGGAAGTGCCACCCAATCCCGTCGTAAAATGGACGCTGTTCGAGGCTGAGATATTAGTGCAGAAGACGGTAGAGAGGGTGGAGACCTTCACAGAAGTCATCAGGAGGGCGCTCATTGATCTTGAAAAACTAG AAGCACAGATCCTGAATGTGGAAACAGTTGTGTTGTTCTCTGAATACAGCAAGAGAAAACTCCGCCGTGAAGAGATGGACGTCAACGTCGGGCTCCAAATCAAACACATGCTTAGGTTTTACATCTTCGGGAACATTTTCACAAATCAGCTCAGAATCAAAATTCCTAAGCGAACGCGTGACCAAGCCAAAGCTACAGGGGCGTGGAAGGACCTAGGGGCAAGGCTGCAAGGTGGAGGCCAGGCGCCGGCCGTCGGGCGGCCGGGGGGCGGCGGGGCTGCAAAATCAAAGGCCTGTGTTATATCATGA